CAATCGTCATATCTTTTGAAATCTGAGCCATGATATTAATTCCTCCTTATCTTATTAGTTCGGTTTTTCGTTAACCTATCGGGTAAAATCAAATGTCTCCTTCGGATCCGCTTGATTTTCTTCCGATAGGTTACACTTCGTGTAATAAACTCAAAACCTTCGGTTTTTCGTTAACCTATCGGGTAAAATCAAATGTCTCCTTCGGATCCGCTTGATTTTCTTCCGATAGGTTACACTTCGTGTAATAAACTCAAAACCTTCGGTTTTTCGTTAACCTATCGGGTAAAATCAAATGTCTCCTTCGGATCCGCTTGATTTTCTTCCGATAGGTTACACTTCGTGTAATAAACTCAAAACCTTCGGTTTTTCGTTAACCTATCGGGTAAAATCAAATGTCTCCTTCGGATCCGCTTGATTTTCTTCCGATAGGTTACATTATAATACCTTTTGGGGCGTTGCGCAAGTAATGTACATAATTTTGTACTTGTATTCTAAAGCCGAATATATTAAAATAAGTTAAGAACTCGAAGTGAGTTACTGAACATAATTATAAAGGAGGATACTACTTATGGCACGTGTAATTAGTGATGAATGTGTTGCCTGCGGAACTTGTGAGGGTGAATGTCCAGTAGAAGCTATCTCTGCCGGAGACGACAAGTATGTGATCGACGCTGATACCTGCGTAGATTGCGGTGCTTGTGAAGAAGTCTGCCCAACAGGCGCTATCTCTGCTGAATAATGCATAAAAAATCAATAAGGACTGTGATATGCTTCTTTTATCACAGTCCTTTTTTGTCTCCTATTACTTCAGGCCTAAACCTTTTGTTTCTTTTTCTTCGTATTTTCCTGTGTTGCAGCAACCTGTCTTCTTGCTAACTGATGCTGGCGTATGGCCTCATCCACACGTTTATAGCGTTCCTCCTGCTGATTCTTTTTCTGCAATTCCTGCATCAGCTTGTCCAGAATCCGGTAAAATTCTTCTTTTCGTTCCTCCTCCTCTTTCGAAAAGGCATCTCCATACATCATAGGAATGACTTCTTTAATTTCTTTTAGTTGGTGTCCCTTTTTCTTAAGTTCTTTAATACAAAATAAAACCTCAATATCCTTTTCAGTATAGTAGCGATGTCCCCTCTGATTCCTCGCAATATGTAAGCAAAGCTCGTCTTCCCAATACCTGAGCACTGATGACCGCTCTTCTACAATCCCTGAGGCCTCTGTCATCGTATAGATGTCCCTCGACAGCATAAATCCTACCCCTTTTCTGAAATCTTAAAGCTCTAACAATATTATACCATTTCAAAATTGAAACACAACAAAAAGTCTTCGACATCTTCCCTCGTCCTTCACTCTTTATCCCTTCAAAATTACATGTCTTAAGAAAATACGACAAAAATAGAGCATTCACTTTGTGAATGCTCTATTTTTGCAGATTTGCAAACTTAGTATAATCCGGAAGCCATACCAGATTTACCGTGCCAATCGGGCCATTTCTTTGTTTCGCTATAATTACTTCTGCTATTCCTTTATTTTCAGAATCTTTATTATAATAATCATCACGATAAATAAACATTACTACGTCCGCATCCTGTTCGATGGCCCCTGATTCTCGCAGATCCGAAAGCATCGGCCGATGGTCGGGACGTGATTCCACCGCACGCGACAACTGAGACAATGCAACTACCGGAACCCCCAGTTCACGAGCCAGTGACTTCAGTGAACGGGAAATATCTGATATCTCCTGCTGCCTGGAATCCCCTTTCCCGTTACCACTCATTAACTGTAAGTAGTCGATCATGATGATATCCAGTCCATGTTCCAGCTTATATTTTCTACACTTTGACCGCAATTCACGAATGGAAATGCCAGGCGTATCATCAATAATCAAATTCGATTCACCGATAATTCCAGCACTTTCTATCAGTTTGGCCCAATCATCGTCTTTCAGACTGCCATTACGCATACTCTGGGAATCCACCTTGGATTCCATGGAAAGAAGCCGGTTCATCAACTGCTCCTTTGACATCTCAAGGGAGAAAATAGCGACATGTTTATCCTGCTTAAAAGCCATATATTGAGCAATATTTAAAACCAGCGCCGTCTTTCCCATAGACGGACGCGCGGCAACCAGTATCAAATCAGAAGGCTGGAATCCCGAAGTTTTATAATCTAAATCTGTGAAGCCTGTAGCAATTCCGGTAACAGTACCCTTTGCCTTGGAAGCTCTTTCGATATTTTCCAAACTGTTCATGACCACTTGACGAATGGGCACAAAATCTCCCGAATTTCTCTGCTGGAGCAGCTCAAACATCTTTTTTTCGGTATCCTCCAGGATTAATTCTACCGGTTCTTTATTTAGATAACATTCATTTGATATCTCATCCGTCAATCTGATGAGACGCCGGAGAACTGCTTTCTCACTTACAATTGTAGCATAATATTTTACATTAGCAGAGGTTGGAACAGAAGCCAGCAAATCTCTGACAAATTCCATACTGCTTATTTCAGGAGGAACATCTTTTTCTTTCAGGCGGTTCTGTAATGTTATGAGATCTACCGGTTTTCCTTCATTAAACAACTCTACCATGGCATCAAATATAACACCATATTGATGCTGATAAAAATCATCACTATTCAGCATCTCGGAAGCCATACTGATGGCCTCACGCCCCATTAGCATAGAGCCGACTACAGACTGTTCTGCCTCTACACTGTGGGGCAGTATTCTCTTAATGAGTGCTTCCTCCATTCCTGATTGCTTCCTCCTCTAACTTAAGCCTCCCTGACGAGAACCTTCAGCTCTGCAGTCACTTTTGGGTGCAGGCGGATTGGTACCATGGTCGTGCCCAGACTTTTAATCGGACTGGTAAGCTGCATCTTTTTCTTATCGATATCAAATCCCAGCTGCTCCTTGACAGCCTCAGCTATCTCCTTTGCAGATACACTACCGAAAACACGTCCGCCTTCTCCAACTTTTATGGACAAACTCACCGATTTTGCTTCTATTTCTTTTCCAAATGCCTGAGCCGCTTCCAGATTTTCCTTCGCTATCTTCTCTTCATTCGCTTTCTTCAGTTTTAAATCATTCTTATTCCTGGCATTCGCCTCTACTCCCAAACCTTTTGGCAAAATCATATTTCTTGCATATCCATCACTGACATTTACCTCATCGCCTTTCTTTCCAAGGCTTTTAACATCCTGCAATAAAATAACTTTCATTCAAATCTCTCCTCCATCCAACATTTCTGCCAATGTTTCTTTCAAAATATCAATTGCTTCCGGCAGGTCAATTTCCTCAAATTGACAGCCCGCTATATTCAAATGGCCTCCGCCGCCCAGACGTTCCATGATAATCTGCACATTTATCTCATCAATAGCCCGGGCACTGACGTATACCGTATTCTTAAATTTCGTCAAAACAAAAGAGGCTTTCACACCAATAATATTCAATAATTCATTAGCGGCCTGAGCACCTACAATTGTAGGGCTCTCCACATAATCCGAAGGGCAGACGGAAATTGCAAAGGAATCCCGAAACAGCTCCGCATTCATAATCGTCTCACCCTTTGCCCTATAATCAGACATGTTCTCCCGGAAAAGTTTGCGAACCCTCGATACATCGGCGCCACAGCGTCTTAAAAACGCAGCTGCTTCAAAGGTCCGAACACCTGTCTTCTGCATGAAGTTATCGGTATCCACCATAATTCCCGCATAGATGGTATCCGCTTCTATGTTCCGGATGCGCACTCCATCTGCAAAATACTGCAATATCTCTGCAACCATCTCACATGCGGAGGACGCATACGGCTCTATATATGACAATACAGAGTTTTTAACAACTTCGCTTCCCTGGCGGTGATGATCCAGAACTACAATAGTCTTTGTCAGATACAGCAGGTCCTCACACTCGGTATAACTTGGCTTATTAACATCTACCACCACTACCATGGTGTTATCATCCACAATCTCTTTTGCCTCATGGCAGGAGACAAACATATCCTGCCCATATTCCTGATCATTCAAAAAACCCGCCATCAACGGCTTAATTGAAGTAGTAGGATTGTCAATTACAATATGGGTCTTCTTGTCCAATGCCTTAGCGGCACAGTAAACACCTACAGCCGCACCAAAAGAATCCACATCTGTAATTTTATGTCCCATAACTACAATCTTTTCTTTCGTCAGCATCAGTTCCTTGAGTGCATGCGCTTTTACTCTGGCCTTTACTCTGGTATTCTTCTCGACTGCCTGAGTCTTTCCGCCATAATAGGAAATCTGCCGGCCTTCTTTGACAACTACCTGGTCTCCGCCCCTTCCCAATGCCAGATCAATGGCAATTCTTGCAAATTCTGCATTCTTGGCATAGGTCCCCGTATTCGCCCCGATTCCGATACTAATAGTCACCGCCATCTCATTGCCGATATTAACTGTCTTTACCTCTTCCAGAATACTAAATCTGCCGGCCTTCAGCTCATCCAGGGAACTTTGACGCATTACCAGAAAATACTTGTCCTTCTCTATCTTCTTGACCAGTCCATCCGTGTCATTAAAATACTTATTAATCTTTCTGTCCACAAGTGCAGTAAGCAATGAACGTCTCACCTCTTCCACACTTTCCAGTGCTTCGTCATAATTATCCAGATATAAAAATCCGGCCACCATATTCTCTGCTTTATATTTTTTGATATACGTATTTAATTCCGTTTCATCAAAAAGAAACATGGCCGTCAGATGGTTATTCTGGTTTTCTGCAGTTATAATCTCAGAATCACCCAGGAGTTCATCCATCATAATACGCTTCATATGAATTCTGAAATCACGGTTTTCATAGGTGAGCGTAACCTCTGACTCCTCTTCATTCTCCGGCAGCTTATCCATCGTAATCTGCGAGAATATATTCGTAATCGATTTATGGTACTGCTTCTCTTTCCCAGTAAGCTCGGCGAATTTCTTATTCACCCACAACAGTTTTCCCTGTGAATCCAGAAGTGCATAAGGCACTGACAGATTACTCATCAGACTTTTCTGTACCTGCCCATACCTCGTGGCAAATGAAATAAGGTCATTAAATAAAATCGGACGGTTATGATAATACAAAAGCACCACAATTGCAATATAAAAAGCCACAAAAACAGTCATCACTGCTCCTGCACGTCTATTGATAACATAAATAAATATATTCATGATAATCAGTAAGGCAGAAAGTATCATCGGCCATTTTAAGTAAGAGCGCAATTGCCCGCTTATTTTAATCTTATTATTTCCCATAGTATCTCCTTGGATTTAAAGGTTACACTTCGCATACTATCGGGTCAAAAGGGATTTTGACCCTGGTATCACTTAATTATAACACGATTCCGTGGATATGAAAAGAATTAGCTGTTCCGTCCTTCGTTAACCTCATAGATTATTTCCGGACGGAACAGCTTTTAAGGATAGAAAAAATTAATAATCAGGCTTTTAAGCGCTCCGATCATTTAATTAAAGGGCAATTCTTCATCTATACCATCCGGTATATTCATAAATCCGTCGGCAGAAGCAGGAGCACTGGCTGGTGCACCGGCAGAAGCTCCAGAACTTTCAAATCCGCCTGCCCCATAGGGCGCACTGTTTCCTGTACCTGCAGATTTGCTTTCTGCAAATTCCTGTTCTTCCACAACAACATCCGTGGTGTAAACTTTAGCACCTTCACGGTTTGTATAACTTCCTGTCTGAATTCTCCCTGTAATTACAATCCGTATACCCTGGCGAAAATACTTTTCCGCAAATTCTGCGCTTCTTCCAAAGGCTACGCAGCTGATAAAGTCTGCAGTCTGCTCACCATCTCTCTTGAATCTTCTGTCAACGGCCAATGTATATCTTGCTACAGCGGTTGAATTCTCACCGGCAGAATAACGAATGTCCGGATCTCTTGTCAGTCTCCCCATTAATATAACTTTGTTCATATGTTTACCTCTGTTCTCTCTTTTCGTGGTCTCATGTAAGTACATTGAATAACGCATATTTTATATATATCACGGAATATTATCATAGCATAAAACAGGGTAATCGTCAATCTTCGGAGCAAAAGCGCCTTTATAGCTTAAGGTTCATCCCGCTTTAAACCGCGCGTATTTTTCTCCACCAATTTTCTGGCAATCATAATCTGATGTCCGCAGCCTGTGCACTTCAGCCGGAAATCAGCTCCCACTCTTAAAATCTCCCATTCACTGCTCCCACAGGGATGAGGTTTCTTTAATTTAACAATATCTCCTACCCTATAATCCAAACGGTCCATGCTGTCTTACCTCATTTCTAAACTTATAACAGGCTGCTTCCGGGTTACCGCTTACCAGGTAGACTCCCGAATGCCCTGAACGACAAAACGGGAGGCATCATTGCTGGTACATGTTGTAAGTGTAACCGCCTTATCCTCTGCCCGGGGTATAATGCCGCTCTGCGGTATCTGCGATTCTCCTGTCATCTTGTTCAGATAATCCAGAAACTGCTGGTCCGGCGCACTGAACAATGTATAGGTATCTCCATCCACCGGAGTGACATGAGCACTGAATATTTCATAACGATACTTATGCTCCGGAGTAATAATCCAGAAATACCGGCTGTCTTTATACTTCTCCTGCTCCTTTATGAACTTTAACTTTCCAAACATGGATTGATTTTTCATGTTATGCCCATAGATGATGGTATGGCAGTCACTGAAATCCGGCTTATTCATATAATCCATAAAGATAGAGCCCGCGAAGTTATCTTTCTTCTCAAAGGTTCTGTGCAGGTATTCATCATTATCCCTTCCCTGTACAATTGGATAACTGATGTCAAGTGCCTCTACTACCAGCCATCCGACAATATCAGGATTCATCGCACGTAATGTCTCGAAGTCTACTTCCGGGGGTACATAATCCAAGCTTTCCAGGGATAATGTTTCCCCGGAAGCAGCTTCACCGGTCTGCTCCGGATTCACCTTTTCCGGCTTTGAATCGGCATATTGCTGAAGTTCGGAATATTCGTCCTCCCCTGCCTTATAATCCCGGTAAATCCCGAAAAGCTTATATGCAGAAAATGCAAACACGCCTATACATATGATGATTCCCAGAGAAAGAAGTGTATTTATAATACCACCCTTTCTTTTTTTCTTCTCAGGTTTCTTCAAATCACTCCTCCTTCCTTATGGCCGATAAAGTGTAACATATACAGTAATTTTAAAATAGCGTCCTCATAATCCTGAGGACGCTATTCCAGAAATTGCGGGAGCAGGATTTGAACCTGCGACCTTCGGGTTATGAGCCCGACGAGCTTCCAGACTGCTCCATCCCGCGCTGCCTTCTTATATATTATACCCAAAAGGCAAAAATGTCAAACATAAGTTATAAATCCAATGCCATATACCCTTGCCTGATCCATCCCTTTTTCCTCATCAGTTCTGAAACAATAAAGGAAATGACTGCCGGAAGTACAATTTGCATCATGATTATTTTTATCATAACAAGTTTGGGATCGTCATAAGCAATCATCGTCTGATACGTCATAATCTGCCCTACGAGCCCGGCTGACCCCATACCGGAGCCGGTGGCATTGCACTGCATATTAACCAGCATTGTACCTACAGGACCTAAAATAGCGCTGGAAACGATGGCAGGAATCCAGATCTGCGGATGGCGCATAATGTTCGGCACCTGGAGCATCGAAGTTCCGATTCCCTGAGCCAGAAGGCCTCCCGCCTTATTCTCCCGGTAGCTTGCTACTGCAAATCCAATCATATTGCAGCAGCATCCAATCACTGCCGCCCCGGCGGCGATTCCCTGAAGGTTCAAGATAATGCCAAGTGCTGCAGAACTGATCGGAAGTGTCAAAACAATGCCCATCACCACGGACACCACAATTCCCATCAGAAGCGGCTGCTGCTCTGTACCCCAGTTTACGATATCGCCCAGTCCCGTCATCAAGGCTGTAATAGGCGGACCGGCAATCAATCCCACCAGAGAACCGCTGCAGATTGTCACCAGAGGAGTGACAATAATATCTACTTTCGTTCTGCCGGATATGAGGTGGCCTACAGTGATTCCCGCAAAGGCGGCCACAAATGCCCCGAGAGGTTCTCCTGGTCCTGACAGCATCATCGTCCCTTCCGTCAATATCGTCCCTGCTAAAATAGCGCTCGCGTATCCGCCTACCATTCCGGCAACTCCGGCAGAGACAGTAACCAGAGCACTTTCCTTGTATTTATGAGCTACACCGATACCAATTCCTGCACTTGTACAGATGGCGGCCACCTTTCCAATCAGAAATATAGAATTTCCCCATGTTCCTCCGATGGCTAATCCAATCTGCTGCAAAATAGTCCCAATGATTAAAGTGGCGAACAGCCCCTGCGCCATGCCACTCAACCCATCGATAAAAATATGATTACAGATGTTTTTTATTGTTTTCATTTCGTGCCCCCTGCTCTGAATATACAAAACCCTTAGACAGTAAATCCAAGTGTCTTGTCACTTGCCGAAAGTCTATCATATTTTCACAGGTAAGGCAAGGAGATTTCACACAAGTTTTTCCAGTGTTTTTAAAACTCCGTCATTTTCCACTGTATCTGCCACATATCTGGCCACATCCTTCACCTCTGACCTGGCTCCGCCGATTGCGTAACTATATGCCGCATGCTCTAACATACCTATATCATTCAGATTGTCACCAAAACACATCGTCTCTTCTTTCGAAAAATGAAGTGCTTTCTGGATACTTTCAAGAGCGATTCCCTTATCTGCTTTATAATCCACAAAATCCAGCCAGCAGTCTCCTGCCTCCAATACGCGGAAGCACGCCTCCCATTCCTTTTTCATACTGTCTGCCAACTCCCTGACTCCTTCTTCTCTATACATGGAGATTTTAACCATCGGGAGGTCCAGCTCCAATATATCAGGTACTACCTTAATGTTATTCCCA
The window above is part of the Novisyntrophococcus fermenticellae genome. Proteins encoded here:
- a CDS encoding DHH family phosphoesterase, translated to MGNNKIKISGQLRSYLKWPMILSALLIIMNIFIYVINRRAGAVMTVFVAFYIAIVVLLYYHNRPILFNDLISFATRYGQVQKSLMSNLSVPYALLDSQGKLLWVNKKFAELTGKEKQYHKSITNIFSQITMDKLPENEEESEVTLTYENRDFRIHMKRIMMDELLGDSEIITAENQNNHLTAMFLFDETELNTYIKKYKAENMVAGFLYLDNYDEALESVEEVRRSLLTALVDRKINKYFNDTDGLVKKIEKDKYFLVMRQSSLDELKAGRFSILEEVKTVNIGNEMAVTISIGIGANTGTYAKNAEFARIAIDLALGRGGDQVVVKEGRQISYYGGKTQAVEKNTRVKARVKAHALKELMLTKEKIVVMGHKITDVDSFGAAVGVYCAAKALDKKTHIVIDNPTTSIKPLMAGFLNDQEYGQDMFVSCHEAKEIVDDNTMVVVVDVNKPSYTECEDLLYLTKTIVVLDHHRQGSEVVKNSVLSYIEPYASSACEMVAEILQYFADGVRIRNIEADTIYAGIMVDTDNFMQKTGVRTFEAAAFLRRCGADVSRVRKLFRENMSDYRAKGETIMNAELFRDSFAISVCPSDYVESPTIVGAQAANELLNIIGVKASFVLTKFKNTVYVSARAIDEINVQIIMERLGGGGHLNIAGCQFEEIDLPEAIDILKETLAEMLDGGEI
- a CDS encoding DUF362 domain-containing protein — protein: MARVISDECVACGTCEGECPVEAISAGDDKYVIDADTCVDCGACEEVCPTGAISAE
- a CDS encoding HAD family hydrolase, with the translated sequence MKKRIRLVASDIDGTLIPEGTRDLNPQILKMVRKLKDKGIVFAAASGRQFDGMKILFHEVEDDMIFISNNGAYVSCRGTKMFEALINPEDARRLISYIRKQNGCFFLVSTGAEVSYIEEDVPQSLRELLIKGYGNNIKVVPDILELDLPMVKISMYREEGVRELADSMKKEWEACFRVLEAGDCWLDFVDYKADKGIALESIQKALHFSKEETMCFGDNLNDIGMLEHAAYSYAIGGARSEVKDVARYVADTVENDGVLKTLEKLV
- a CDS encoding DUF951 domain-containing protein, giving the protein MDRLDYRVGDIVKLKKPHPCGSSEWEILRVGADFRLKCTGCGHQIMIARKLVEKNTRGLKRDEP
- a CDS encoding single-stranded DNA-binding protein, which gives rise to MNKVILMGRLTRDPDIRYSAGENSTAVARYTLAVDRRFKRDGEQTADFISCVAFGRSAEFAEKYFRQGIRIVITGRIQTGSYTNREGAKVYTTDVVVEEQEFAESKSAGTGNSAPYGAGGFESSGASAGAPASAPASADGFMNIPDGIDEELPFN
- a CDS encoding MerR family transcriptional regulator, whose product is MLSRDIYTMTEASGIVEERSSVLRYWEDELCLHIARNQRGHRYYTEKDIEVLFCIKELKKKGHQLKEIKEVIPMMYGDAFSKEEEERKEEFYRILDKLMQELQKKNQQEERYKRVDEAIRQHQLARRQVAATQENTKKKKQKV
- the rplI gene encoding 50S ribosomal protein L9 — translated: MKVILLQDVKSLGKKGDEVNVSDGYARNMILPKGLGVEANARNKNDLKLKKANEEKIAKENLEAAQAFGKEIEAKSVSLSIKVGEGGRVFGSVSAKEIAEAVKEQLGFDIDKKKMQLTSPIKSLGTTMVPIRLHPKVTAELKVLVREA
- a CDS encoding PTS transporter subunit IIC; translated protein: MKTIKNICNHIFIDGLSGMAQGLFATLIIGTILQQIGLAIGGTWGNSIFLIGKVAAICTSAGIGIGVAHKYKESALVTVSAGVAGMVGGYASAILAGTILTEGTMMLSGPGEPLGAFVAAFAGITVGHLISGRTKVDIIVTPLVTICSGSLVGLIAGPPITALMTGLGDIVNWGTEQQPLLMGIVVSVVMGIVLTLPISSAALGIILNLQGIAAGAAVIGCCCNMIGFAVASYRENKAGGLLAQGIGTSMLQVPNIMRHPQIWIPAIVSSAILGPVGTMLVNMQCNATGSGMGSAGLVGQIMTYQTMIAYDDPKLVMIKIIMMQIVLPAVISFIVSELMRKKGWIRQGYMALDL
- the srtB gene encoding class B sortase, producing MKKPEKKKRKGGIINTLLSLGIIICIGVFAFSAYKLFGIYRDYKAGEDEYSELQQYADSKPEKVNPEQTGEAASGETLSLESLDYVPPEVDFETLRAMNPDIVGWLVVEALDISYPIVQGRDNDEYLHRTFEKKDNFAGSIFMDYMNKPDFSDCHTIIYGHNMKNQSMFGKLKFIKEQEKYKDSRYFWIITPEHKYRYEIFSAHVTPVDGDTYTLFSAPDQQFLDYLNKMTGESQIPQSGIIPRAEDKAVTLTTCTSNDASRFVVQGIRESTW
- the dnaB gene encoding replicative DNA helicase produces the protein MEEALIKRILPHSVEAEQSVVGSMLMGREAISMASEMLNSDDFYQHQYGVIFDAMVELFNEGKPVDLITLQNRLKEKDVPPEISSMEFVRDLLASVPTSANVKYYATIVSEKAVLRRLIRLTDEISNECYLNKEPVELILEDTEKKMFELLQQRNSGDFVPIRQVVMNSLENIERASKAKGTVTGIATGFTDLDYKTSGFQPSDLILVAARPSMGKTALVLNIAQYMAFKQDKHVAIFSLEMSKEQLMNRLLSMESKVDSQSMRNGSLKDDDWAKLIESAGIIGESNLIIDDTPGISIRELRSKCRKYKLEHGLDIIMIDYLQLMSGNGKGDSRQQEISDISRSLKSLARELGVPVVALSQLSRAVESRPDHRPMLSDLRESGAIEQDADVVMFIYRDDYYNKDSENKGIAEVIIAKQRNGPIGTVNLVWLPDYTKFANLQK